The proteins below come from a single Methanobacterium petrolearium genomic window:
- the sppA gene encoding signal peptide peptidase SppA produces the protein MAIFAVGMLAMISSSFGGTVAVIPIQGEIGYGSSNVLSGGVVNPDEIKEEIKNAEDDSSVSAILLDINSPGGTPVASEEIMTAVKNCKKPVVSWISDSGASGAYLAATGSDKIVASNSSWVGSIGVIMDLTNLSDLYEKLGINRSSIKAGEYKDIGADYRDMTPEEQSMLQEMVNESYDNFITIVAENRNLSKDYVASIAEGKIYTGKQAKELKLIDEIGGKDQALDMAANMGGIHGSYEVVTMTSSQSFDDVLNSLSSKIGYSIGKGIGSILEENGIETAHY, from the coding sequence ATGGCCATATTTGCAGTGGGGATGCTGGCCATGATATCCTCTTCTTTTGGGGGAACTGTGGCGGTTATACCTATTCAAGGCGAAATAGGATATGGATCATCCAATGTACTGAGTGGAGGTGTTGTCAATCCTGATGAAATTAAAGAAGAAATTAAAAATGCTGAAGATGACAGTTCAGTCAGTGCCATTCTACTGGATATCAACAGTCCGGGTGGAACACCAGTTGCCAGTGAAGAGATAATGACTGCGGTCAAAAATTGTAAAAAACCAGTAGTATCATGGATAAGTGATTCAGGAGCTTCAGGGGCTTATCTTGCTGCAACTGGGTCTGATAAAATCGTGGCCAGTAACTCTTCATGGGTGGGAAGTATTGGTGTGATAATGGATCTAACCAATTTATCCGATCTTTATGAGAAACTGGGAATAAACAGATCTTCAATTAAAGCAGGAGAATATAAGGATATAGGGGCTGATTACCGAGATATGACTCCTGAAGAGCAGAGCATGCTTCAAGAAATGGTGAATGAGAGTTATGATAATTTCATCACCATAGTTGCAGAAAACAGAAACTTAAGCAAAGATTACGTGGCAAGCATAGCAGAAGGGAAGATATACACTGGAAAACAGGCCAAGGAACTAAAACTTATTGATGAGATTGGAGGTAAAGATCAGGCACTGGATATGGCTGCAAACATGGGCGGAATCCACGGATCCTATGAAGTGGTTACCATGACTTCTTCCCAGTCATTTGACGATGTTCTAAACAGTTTATCCTCAAAAATTGGATACTCCATAGGAAAAGGAATAGGAAGTATTTTGGAGGAGAATGGTATTGAAACTGCCCACTATTGA